TGGGTCGGCGAGTCGGAGAAGGCGGTGAGGGAGGTCTTCAAGAAGGCCCGGCAGGTCTCCCCCGCCATCATCTTCTTCGACGAGCTCGACGCCATCGCCCCCATGAGGGGGATGGAGGAGGGGCCCAGGACGAGCGAGCGGGTGGTGAACCAGCTCCTGGCGGAGCTCGACGGCCTGGAGACCCTCAAGGACGTGGTGGTAATAGGCGCCACCAACAGGCCGGACATCATCGACCCCGCCCTCTTGCGGTCCGGGAGGTTCGACCGCCTCCTCTTCGTCGGCCCCCCCGATCGGGCCGGGAGGCTCGAGATCCTCCGGATCCATACAAAAAAGACGCCGAACGGGGACGACGTCAGCCTGGAGGAGCTGGCGGAGCTGACTGAGAGCTTCGTCGGCTCCGACCTTGAGTCCCTCTGCCGGGAGGCGGTGATGCTCGCCCTCCGGGAGGACCCGGAGGCTTCTGAGGTGGAGATGAGACACTACCGGGAGGCGCTTAAGAGGGTCAGGCCCAGCTTCGAGGAGAATATGGGGCGGTACTACGAGCGGATCAACGAGCGGTTCAGGGGCGGCGTCAAGGTCGACCCCAGCTCCTATCTGGGGTACCGGTGAGGTGGATTATGCCGAAGATTTACGCCCGGAGCCTCGCCGGAAAGGAGATCGTGACCATGGGCGGCACGGTTCTGGGAGAGCTGGAGAACATCATCCTCGACCCCGAGACGGGACGGCTGATCGACCTCCTCGTCAAGCCCGACCCGGAGATCGACCCCGCGCGGTACCGGCGGGAGGGGAAGCTCATCCTCGTCCCCTTCTCCTCGGTCTGCGCCCTCAAAGACTACATCGTCGTCGACGAGAAGAGGGCGGAGAGGTAGAGGGGGCGGGGCGGCCGGAGGAACGGTCCCGCGGAGGGATTTGATCTTGATAAAGCCCATCACCGGCCTCTTTCTCGTCTTCTGGGGGGCGATGAAGGTCTATCAGGGGTGGCTGATCCTCGATGGAGGGGTGGAGTTCGGGGCCGCCGTCATCCTCCTGGGAGGCCTGGCGGCACCAGTCGGCGGCCTCTTTCTCGCCGACTCCTGGAGGTGAGATGCCGACTTTCCTTTGGAGCTCGTATAGGTATGACGGGCCTCCTCCATCCCGCCTCAGGAGCCTCTGATACCATCAACCTCTCTCTCAGCCGGGAAAAGTATAACTTACCCCGCCTCCACCATCCCTCGACGACCATGACCAGATCTTCCATCCTTCTGGGAATCCTATTCATGCTCGCAATCTTTGGAGCTGGTTGTTTGACAGAGAGAGAGGAGAAGGCTTTGGGGCCGGAGGGGACGATCGTCCTCCTGGAGACGAACATGGGCGAGATCAAGATCCGGCTTCGCGACGACATGCCCGTCACCGCCGGCAACTTCGAGAAGCTGGCGGCCGACGGGTTCTACGACGGCGTGATCTTCCACCGGGTCATCGACGGGTTCATGATCCAGGGCGGCGACCCTTCGGGAACGGGCCGGGGCGGTCCCGGCTACACCATCAAAGACGAGTTCGCGGCCAGGAACAGAAACGACCGGGGGACGATCTCGATGGCGAACGCCGGCCCCAATACGGGGGGAAGCCAGTTCTTCATAAACCTCGTCGACAACAACCGCCTAGACAGGATGCACCCCGTCTTCGGCGAGGTGGTCGGTGGCATGGACGTGGTGGACATGATCGGGAGGGTGAAGACCGGCCCCGGAGATCGGCCCACGAAGGACGTGGTGATCGTCAGGGCCAGGATCTTATCCTGACCCTCCCTTTTGGTGGGGGCTCCTGTCCTCGATCCGCTCTGTCACAACCTGTAAATACCCTCTCTCCCGATGGCATAGAAAGACCTATGGGGGAGACTGAGGCTGGATCGAGGAGAGTTGAGGGACGGGGCGGGTTTATTCGCCATCTTTCTTCTCGGCCTCCTTCTGAGGATGGCCCCGATGAGGGGCGCCCTCGTCGGCGGAGACATCCTCTTCTACGGCTCCGACTCCTTCTACCACATGAGGAGGATCCTCTACACCGTCGACCACTTCCCGTCGACTCTCTGGTTTGATCCCTCCATCAACTACCCGGAGGGGCTGGAGCTTCTTTGGCCCCCCCTCTTCGACCAGGCCGTGGCGGGGGCCGCCCTCCTCCTGGGGGCGGGATCTCCGAGGTCGGTGGAGATGGTCGCCGCCGTCGCCCCCCCGATCCTGGGGTCTCTGACGATCATCTCCGTCTACCTCCTCGCCCGGGAGCTCTTCGGCCCCCGGGCCGCCCTCCTCTCGGCCCTCCTCTTCGCCATCAACCCCCAGCACGTCAGCATCAGCATCTTCGCCCGACCGGATCACCACGTCCTCGAGACCTTCATCCTGGTGAGCTTCGTTTTCCTCCTCGTCCTGGCCCTGAAGAGGGGGGATGGATGGCCCTGGCCTGGGGCCGCCGCCGGGGTCTCGGCTGCCGCCCTCGCCTACACCTGGATCGGAGCCGCCGCCTACTTCGGGGCGTTCCTGGCCTTCGTCATCATCGCCGCCACCCTCGACCTCCGCCGGGGGGTCTCATCTCGCCCCTGCCTCCAGGTATTCCTCCTCGTCTTCGGGGTCGCCCTCGTCCTCGCCCTCCCCTTCTGGTGGGTGGGGTGGATGGCCCCCTCATTTTTCGCCCTCGCCGCCGTCCTAGTGACGACGGCGGCCCTCCTACCCCTCACCGGGGCGTTCTCCAGGAGGGGCGTCCCCTGGATCGCTCTACCCCCCCTCCTCCTCCTCCTCGGCTATCTCCTCTTGTCATCAGCCTTCGCCCTCGAGGGGTGGCTGGGGGTCCAACGGCTCCTCGACGAGGGGATCGACTACTTCTTCGGCGGCGCTCTCTCCTGGCAGGTGGCGGAGGCGGTCCCCCTCTACGGCGTGGTCAGGCCCTTCACCGTCGTTGGATTCAATCTGACGGCGGCGGTCCTGGGATTCGCCCACCTCTGGCGTTCCGACATCGATAGACTCCAGCTCCTCTTCCTCGTCTGGACCGTCTCCCTCCTCCTCCTCGCCGTCTTCCAGAACCGGTTCCTCTACGTCTTCTCCGCCAGCATGGCGGTCCTCATGGCCCTCTTCTTCCTCAGGGCCGCCACTCTCCTCTCCGATGGAGGATGGCGGCTAGGAGACCGGAGGATATCGAGGTACCTGAACCCCCTCCTCCTCATTCTTCTCCTCCTCCCCTCGGCGGTGAGCGTCTCGGAGGTCTTCTCGATCCGGCCGGCGGTGGTGGAGTCGGGGTGGGACCGCCCCCTCCAGTGGCTGGAGGAGAGGTCGGCGGACTCCTCCGCCCCCTGGGAGGGGGATACGGCCGCGGGGGCTGGGGTCCTCACCTGGTGGGACCGGGGGAACTGGGTCCTGTACCTCTCCGGTTGGCCGGTGGTGGCAAACGGCTTCCAGGCCGGGGCCGAGGATGCGGCCCGGTTCTTCATCGCCGAGGATGAGGCGGCGGCCCTGGAGATCATGGACGCGAGAAGGGCCCGTTACGCCTTCACCGAGTCGAGGCTCCTGGGCCCGGGGCTTGCGACGATCGTCCTCTGGGCGGGGGAGGACCCCTCCGAGTACGGAAGGATGGCCGGCGCCGGCCCCGAAGGGGGAGGAAGGTTCCTGAGGACGACCCTGGCCCGGTGTCACCTCACCGACTGCCGGGAGATGAGCTCCCTCCGGCTGGTCTACGAGTCGGATCCGGGGGTGGGGTCTGATCAGGTCAAGATCTTCGAGCGGGTGGCTGGCGCCCGGATCCGGGGCGCCTGCCCCGGGGATGGGCCCGTCACCCTCTCTCTGAACCTCACCACAAACCAGGGCCGACCCCTGAATTACACCAGGAGCGGTCTCCCCAGGGACGGCAGGTACGAGATGGTCGTCCCCTACTCGACGGGCAGGGATGGGGGCCTGGCAGCATGCATCGCCACCTCCGGCGGCGAGAGGAGGGGCATCTTGATCAGCGAGGATGCCGTCCTCCAGGGAGGGGAGATCATCGTCGACCTCTGACCCATTCACCCTCCAAAAGTCTTAAAGCCAATCGGTCAGAATCGATCCCGTCGGATAACTCCTATGTAGAGGAGGCGGCCCCTCTCCGGGGATGACCGGATCGGTGGCTATTTCAAAGATGCCGCTACATGGGATCTCTGCGAGGATATGCTATGAAACCGGCTCTAACGTTCATGCTCGCGATCGCTCTCGTGGTCTGGGCCCCTGCCGTTCAGGCTCAAGAGGTCGTGGATATCTACTCGGACCTTCAGTCCTGCGACGTCACCGTTAC
The sequence above is drawn from the Methanothrix harundinacea 6Ac genome and encodes:
- a CDS encoding PRC-barrel domain-containing protein, which encodes MPKIYARSLAGKEIVTMGGTVLGELENIILDPETGRLIDLLVKPDPEIDPARYRREGKLILVPFSSVCALKDYIVVDEKRAER
- a CDS encoding peptidylprolyl isomerase, which codes for MTRSSILLGILFMLAIFGAGCLTEREEKALGPEGTIVLLETNMGEIKIRLRDDMPVTAGNFEKLAADGFYDGVIFHRVIDGFMIQGGDPSGTGRGGPGYTIKDEFAARNRNDRGTISMANAGPNTGGSQFFINLVDNNRLDRMHPVFGEVVGGMDVVDMIGRVKTGPGDRPTKDVVIVRARILS
- a CDS encoding STT3 domain-containing protein, which produces MRDGAGLFAIFLLGLLLRMAPMRGALVGGDILFYGSDSFYHMRRILYTVDHFPSTLWFDPSINYPEGLELLWPPLFDQAVAGAALLLGAGSPRSVEMVAAVAPPILGSLTIISVYLLARELFGPRAALLSALLFAINPQHVSISIFARPDHHVLETFILVSFVFLLVLALKRGDGWPWPGAAAGVSAAALAYTWIGAAAYFGAFLAFVIIAATLDLRRGVSSRPCLQVFLLVFGVALVLALPFWWVGWMAPSFFALAAVLVTTAALLPLTGAFSRRGVPWIALPPLLLLLGYLLLSSAFALEGWLGVQRLLDEGIDYFFGGALSWQVAEAVPLYGVVRPFTVVGFNLTAAVLGFAHLWRSDIDRLQLLFLVWTVSLLLLAVFQNRFLYVFSASMAVLMALFFLRAATLLSDGGWRLGDRRISRYLNPLLLILLLLPSAVSVSEVFSIRPAVVESGWDRPLQWLEERSADSSAPWEGDTAAGAGVLTWWDRGNWVLYLSGWPVVANGFQAGAEDAARFFIAEDEAAALEIMDARRARYAFTESRLLGPGLATIVLWAGEDPSEYGRMAGAGPEGGGRFLRTTLARCHLTDCREMSSLRLVYESDPGVGSDQVKIFERVAGARIRGACPGDGPVTLSLNLTTNQGRPLNYTRSGLPRDGRYEMVVPYSTGRDGGLAACIATSGGERRGILISEDAVLQGGEIIVDL